A stretch of Leptolyngbya subtilissima AS-A7 DNA encodes these proteins:
- a CDS encoding NAD+ synthase codes for MKFAIAQLNPTIGDLAHNAQQVLDAARQADRLEAQVLVTTELVLCGYPPRDLLLQPSFIQAMADQLDALAAELPPHLAVLVGYASANPKARYHGEKPLFNSTALLQGGKVQQVFHKQLLPTYDVFDEHRYFAPGSGPSSFTIPLGDWGLRVGVTICEDLWNDEEFWGGRSYPRNPIADLADDHVDVVINLSASPYSVNKAQLRASMLAHSATRFRCPILYANQVGANDDLIFDGTSTAFNRQGELVARLPSYQAGLAVVEYDPIQHDLCPGDIAPLPADENEAIWSALVLGVRDYTHKCGFSKAVIGLSGGIDSALVAAIAAAALGPTNVLGILMPSPYSSDHSVTDALALAQTLGIDHQTLAIGPLMADYDQVLDPLFAGTATGLAEENIQSRIRGNLLMAVSNKFGHLLLSTGNKSEMAVGYCTLYGDMNGGLAVIADVPKTRVYALCQWLNRQVGNGSGSAAPAALGELSARVSHLTDALIPQNILEKPPSAELKPGQVDQDSLPPYDVLDDILDRLVQRHESVAEMVAAGHDAAVIDKVLRLVSRAEFKRRQTPPVLKVTDRAFGLGWRMPIANRWKSEVKPLAVEPAEQLLEA; via the coding sequence ATGAAATTTGCGATCGCCCAGCTCAACCCCACCATTGGCGACCTGGCCCACAACGCTCAGCAGGTGCTCGATGCCGCTCGCCAGGCCGATCGCCTGGAGGCCCAGGTGCTCGTCACCACCGAGCTGGTGCTGTGCGGCTACCCGCCTCGCGACCTGCTACTTCAGCCCAGCTTTATTCAAGCTATGGCTGACCAGCTCGACGCTCTGGCTGCCGAGCTGCCCCCCCACCTCGCCGTGCTGGTGGGCTATGCCTCCGCCAACCCCAAGGCCCGCTACCACGGCGAAAAGCCCCTGTTTAACAGCACCGCCCTGCTCCAGGGCGGCAAGGTGCAGCAGGTCTTTCACAAGCAGCTATTGCCCACCTACGATGTCTTCGATGAGCATCGCTATTTTGCCCCCGGGTCGGGGCCGAGCAGCTTCACTATTCCCCTGGGTGACTGGGGCCTGCGGGTCGGCGTCACCATCTGCGAAGACCTATGGAACGACGAAGAGTTTTGGGGCGGGCGCAGCTACCCGCGCAACCCGATCGCCGACCTAGCCGACGACCACGTCGATGTGGTGATCAACCTTTCCGCCTCGCCCTACTCGGTCAACAAGGCGCAGCTGCGGGCCTCGATGCTGGCCCACAGCGCCACCCGGTTTCGCTGCCCCATTCTCTACGCCAACCAGGTGGGGGCCAACGACGACCTGATCTTCGACGGCACCAGCACGGCCTTCAACCGCCAGGGTGAATTGGTGGCCCGTCTACCCTCTTACCAGGCTGGGCTGGCGGTGGTGGAATATGACCCCATCCAGCACGACCTGTGTCCTGGAGATATTGCCCCCCTGCCCGCCGACGAAAACGAGGCAATCTGGTCGGCCCTGGTGCTGGGAGTGCGTGACTACACCCACAAATGCGGCTTTTCTAAGGCGGTGATTGGCCTCAGTGGCGGCATTGACTCGGCGCTGGTGGCGGCGATCGCAGCGGCAGCCCTTGGCCCGACCAACGTGCTCGGCATTCTCATGCCCTCCCCGTATAGCTCCGACCACTCGGTAACCGACGCGCTGGCCCTGGCCCAAACCCTGGGCATTGACCACCAAACCCTAGCGATCGGCCCGCTGATGGCCGATTACGACCAAGTGCTCGATCCCCTCTTCGCGGGCACTGCCACCGGCCTTGCCGAAGAAAATATCCAGTCGCGCATTCGTGGCAATCTGCTGATGGCGGTTTCAAATAAATTTGGCCACCTGCTGCTGTCAACCGGCAACAAGTCAGAAATGGCAGTGGGCTACTGCACCCTCTACGGCGACATGAATGGCGGCCTAGCGGTAATTGCCGATGTGCCCAAAACGCGAGTCTACGCCCTCTGTCAGTGGCTCAATCGGCAAGTGGGCAACGGCTCTGGGTCTGCAGCCCCAGCGGCCCTAGGTGAACTGTCGGCACGGGTTAGCCACCTCACTGACGCTCTGATTCCGCAGAATATTCTCGAAAAACCTCCCAGCGCCGAGCTCAAGCCCGGTCAAGTCGATCAAGATTCATTGCCGCCCTACGACGTGCTAGATGACATCCTCGATCGCCTGGTGCAGCGCCATGAGTCGGTAGCCGAGATGGTCGCCGCTGGCCACGATGCAGCAGTGATCGACAAAGTCTTGCGGCTGGTGTCGCGGGCTGAATTTAAGCGGCGGCAGACCCCGCCCGTGCTGAAGGTGACCGATCGCGCTTTTGGCCTGGGCTGGCGCATGCCCATCGCCAACCGCTGGAAAAGCGAGGTGAAGCCGTTGGCGGTAGAGCCTGCTGAGCAACTATTAGAAGCCTGA
- a CDS encoding NfeD family protein, translating into MNLTHTLELFETPKTARVERPITAQSQGRVYYEGTYWPARVYEGVIDAGIALAPSSWVTVVGRYGLTLLIVPPLGPTYA; encoded by the coding sequence ATGAATCTGACCCACACTCTGGAACTTTTTGAAACTCCTAAAACCGCGCGGGTAGAGCGCCCCATTACCGCCCAATCACAGGGACGGGTCTACTACGAAGGTACCTACTGGCCCGCCAGAGTCTATGAAGGCGTCATTGACGCCGGTATTGCCCTAGCTCCCTCAAGCTGGGTGACGGTGGTGGGCCGCTATGGGCTCACCCTGCTGATCGTGCCACCGCTGGGGCCAACCTACGCCTAA
- a CDS encoding nicotinate phosphoribosyltransferase: protein MPYPTLLATPDNYGLLTDLYQFTMVSCYAGEGLADRRASFELSTRRLPPGYSYLIAMGLTQAIDYLNNLRFSEHHLEALRQTGLFDHAPDEFWQRLAEGGFTGDVWAVPEGTAVFANEPLLRVEAPLWQAQIAETYLLNTLNYQTLVATRAARLRDVAGPDARLLEFGTRRAFSPQGALWAARAALAAGFDETSNVLAAVALGRQPAGTMAHALVMVFTALEGNEDEAFAAFQRYFPGAALLIDTYDTVAAAKRLAAQVQRGETQVASVRLDSGDLVELSKAVRSHLPNAKILASGDLDEYEIVRLKQAGAVLDGYGLGTKLVTGDPVNGVYKLVDIDGTPVMKEASGKTTLPGRKQIFRRYEGGQAVGDRLGLLEETAAPDEKPLLELVVKQGLLVQELESLDAIAARTAASVASLPAAVRQLEQPADYGVALSDALVDLAARTRQHSPSQP, encoded by the coding sequence ATGCCCTATCCCACTCTTCTGGCTACCCCTGACAACTACGGTTTGCTGACGGATCTGTACCAGTTCACCATGGTGAGCTGCTATGCGGGTGAGGGCTTGGCCGATCGCCGGGCCAGTTTTGAGCTATCTACCCGGCGGCTACCCCCTGGCTACAGCTATTTGATTGCCATGGGGCTGACCCAGGCGATCGACTACTTGAACAATCTGCGGTTTTCAGAACACCATTTAGAGGCCTTGCGGCAAACGGGGCTGTTCGACCATGCTCCTGACGAATTTTGGCAGCGATTAGCCGAAGGGGGCTTTACTGGGGATGTGTGGGCTGTACCCGAGGGTACGGCGGTCTTCGCCAACGAGCCGCTGCTGCGGGTAGAAGCACCCCTGTGGCAGGCTCAAATTGCCGAAACCTACCTGCTCAACACGCTTAACTATCAAACCCTAGTAGCCACCCGCGCCGCTCGTTTGAGGGATGTGGCCGGGCCTGACGCCAGGCTGCTGGAGTTTGGCACCCGTCGGGCTTTTAGTCCCCAGGGGGCACTGTGGGCAGCGCGGGCAGCCCTAGCAGCGGGCTTTGACGAAACCTCGAACGTGCTAGCGGCGGTGGCGCTGGGACGCCAGCCAGCGGGCACCATGGCCCACGCCCTTGTAATGGTCTTTACGGCGTTAGAAGGTAACGAGGACGAGGCCTTTGCGGCCTTTCAGCGCTACTTTCCGGGGGCGGCGCTGCTGATTGACACCTACGACACGGTAGCGGCAGCTAAGCGGCTGGCAGCCCAGGTGCAGCGGGGGGAAACCCAGGTCGCCAGCGTACGGCTCGACTCTGGCGACTTAGTAGAACTGTCAAAGGCGGTGCGATCGCATCTGCCCAACGCCAAAATCTTGGCCAGCGGCGACCTGGATGAGTATGAAATCGTTCGCCTCAAGCAGGCTGGAGCGGTGCTCGACGGCTACGGCCTGGGCACTAAGCTGGTGACGGGCGACCCGGTGAATGGGGTGTATAAACTAGTCGATATCGACGGTACACCCGTGATGAAAGAGGCCAGCGGCAAAACTACCCTCCCCGGACGCAAGCAAATCTTTCGACGCTATGAGGGTGGGCAGGCGGTGGGCGATCGCCTCGGTCTGCTCGAAGAAACCGCCGCTCCCGACGAAAAGCCGCTGCTTGAGCTAGTGGTGAAGCAGGGGCTGCTCGTGCAGGAGCTAGAATCGCTGGATGCGATCGCTGCCCGCACCGCCGCCTCGGTGGCCAGCTTGCCCGCCGCCGTGCGCCAGCTAGAGCAACCGGCTGACTATGGCGTAGCATTGTCCGATGCCCTGGTGGATCTGGCGGCCCGCACCCGCCAGCATTCCCCCTCTCAGCCCTGA
- the ftsY gene encoding signal recognition particle-docking protein FtsY: MAGFNWFQRSFDKSNSADADAKQAEAKAPEPSQAPTPATPQLSSEDYLKWAKAAYQNIQKQQAETKTDDSAAEAAPVEAVEETVAAVTETEAEAVEESVAGESAVETEIAEPAETSAAEPDSAISESLETVESTVEASVVEPAAEAEVPTVEPAAVEPAAEPEPVAPRPFWAQAEEERLQRLAQLEATAIAEPEPEPAPMAAVAAPPAPVLPDIDLDEAFLWSAEVLAAQGRRPDDISAEEITWLNKLRQGLNKTRLGLVNQLKAIVGQGPLNDDAVTEIEALLLQADVGVAATDKVIEALQARMRQEVLPPDQAIAYLKSILRDMLNAPLANSHNLAFTPEKGSFNIWLMTGVNGAGKTTTIGKLAHIAKKSGYNTLIAAADTFRAAAVEQVKTWGARSDVEVIANPGQNTDPAAVVYDAIAASQSRNIELLLVDTAGRLQNKKNLMDELAKIRRIVDKKAPDAHVEALLVLDATLGQNGLRQAEVFAEAANLSGVVLTKLDGTAKGGVALAVVEQLGLPIRFIGAGEGIEDLRPFSSYEFVEALVSG, from the coding sequence ATGGCTGGGTTCAATTGGTTTCAGCGCAGTTTTGATAAGTCTAACAGCGCCGATGCTGATGCTAAACAGGCTGAAGCTAAAGCCCCAGAACCCTCTCAGGCACCCACCCCGGCTACCCCGCAACTCTCATCAGAAGACTATCTGAAGTGGGCCAAGGCCGCCTACCAAAACATTCAAAAACAGCAGGCTGAGACTAAGACTGACGATTCAGCTGCCGAGGCAGCGCCTGTTGAAGCGGTGGAGGAGACTGTCGCTGCAGTGACAGAGACTGAGGCTGAAGCCGTTGAAGAGTCTGTGGCTGGTGAGTCAGCCGTTGAGACTGAGATTGCAGAACCAGCGGAAACATCGGCAGCTGAGCCAGATTCAGCCATTTCAGAATCCTTAGAAACCGTCGAATCTACCGTAGAAGCCTCTGTCGTCGAACCCGCTGCTGAAGCTGAAGTCCCCACCGTGGAACCAGCAGCGGTAGAGCCAGCAGCCGAGCCGGAACCCGTTGCGCCTCGCCCCTTTTGGGCACAAGCGGAGGAAGAGCGCCTGCAGCGTTTAGCTCAGCTGGAGGCAACGGCGATCGCAGAACCCGAGCCCGAGCCTGCACCCATGGCCGCTGTTGCTGCGCCCCCCGCTCCCGTTCTACCCGATATTGATTTAGACGAAGCCTTTCTCTGGTCGGCGGAAGTCCTCGCTGCTCAAGGACGACGGCCCGACGACATCTCTGCCGAAGAGATTACCTGGCTCAACAAGCTGCGCCAGGGGCTCAACAAAACTCGCCTCGGCTTAGTCAACCAGCTTAAGGCGATCGTCGGCCAGGGGCCGCTCAACGACGACGCAGTGACGGAAATTGAGGCCCTGCTACTGCAGGCCGATGTAGGGGTTGCCGCCACCGACAAAGTGATTGAGGCGCTGCAAGCTCGCATGCGCCAGGAGGTGCTGCCGCCCGATCAGGCGATCGCCTACCTCAAATCGATTCTGCGGGATATGCTCAATGCGCCCTTGGCCAACTCCCACAACCTGGCGTTTACCCCCGAGAAGGGCAGCTTCAACATCTGGTTGATGACCGGGGTCAACGGCGCAGGCAAAACCACCACTATCGGCAAGCTAGCCCACATCGCCAAAAAGTCGGGCTACAACACGCTGATTGCCGCCGCCGATACCTTCCGTGCCGCCGCTGTCGAGCAGGTCAAAACCTGGGGTGCCCGCAGCGATGTGGAGGTAATCGCCAACCCAGGGCAGAACACTGACCCGGCAGCGGTGGTGTATGACGCGATCGCCGCCTCCCAGTCTCGCAACATTGAGCTGCTGCTGGTCGACACCGCCGGACGCCTGCAAAACAAAAAGAACCTGATGGACGAACTGGCAAAAATTCGCCGCATCGTCGATAAAAAAGCTCCTGATGCCCATGTCGAAGCCCTGCTGGTGCTTGATGCTACCCTGGGCCAAAACGGTCTGCGCCAAGCAGAAGTCTTTGCCGAAGCCGCCAACCTTAGTGGTGTAGTGCTCACCAAGCTCGACGGCACCGCGAAAGGCGGCGTCGCCCTGGCGGTAGTCGAGCAGTTGGGGCTACCCATCCGCTTTATCGGTGCGGGGGAAGGCATCGAAGACCTGCGACCTTTCTCTAGCTATGAGTTTGTCGAAGCCCTAGTGAGTGGTTAA
- a CDS encoding TIGR00300 family protein — MTSSIRFLMCAPHHYEVDYVINPWMEGNIHRSSLEAAQEQWQSLYQVISDRADVNLVKPQQGWPDMVFTANAGLILGNQVVLSRFLHPERQGEEPFFKEWFEAQGHQVFTLPPELPFEGAGDALLDREGRWLWAGYGFRTELDSHGLVAEWLNIEVLSLHLMDERFYHLDTCFCPLTGGYLLYYPAAFDAYSNRLIELRVPPEKRIAIDEPDAINFACNSVNIDRTVIMNKASDELKAQLADAGFEVVETPLTEFLKAGGAAKCLTLRVTEPLHPEPAGEKGIIARTVTITGHLLDSGLVSRALDLVMEGGGSFQVLNFDLGEQRQSTSSAEIRVSAPDREVMDEIMAQLIDLGAVALPEEQQDAHLVTITQAGVAPDDFYSSTIYPTEVRVRGQWVRVQGQRMDGVIVVSETEPVASCKLLRDLAVGDQVIVGYDGIRSVRSTKDRSRAAAITEEFSFMGSGVSSERRVELIVEQVAWDLRRLRDQGGKVAVVAGPVVIHTGGGDHLGRLIREGYVQALLGGNAIAVHDIEQAMLGTSLGVDMKQGTSVRGGHRHHLRAINSIRRCGSIANAVEQGVLTRGVLYECVKHDVPFSLAGSIRDDGPLPDTKMNLLEAQAEYARLIEGCDLILMLSTMLHAIGVGNMTPSGVKMVCVDINPAVVTKLADRGSLESTGVVTDVGLFLSLLVKQLDKLTQRHVMA; from the coding sequence ATGACCTCCTCCATTCGTTTTCTCATGTGCGCCCCTCACCACTACGAGGTGGATTACGTCATCAACCCCTGGATGGAGGGCAACATTCACCGCTCGTCGCTTGAAGCCGCCCAAGAGCAGTGGCAAAGCCTCTACCAAGTTATTAGCGATCGCGCTGATGTCAATTTGGTCAAACCTCAGCAGGGCTGGCCAGATATGGTGTTTACCGCCAACGCAGGGCTGATCTTGGGCAACCAGGTAGTGCTGAGCCGCTTTCTGCACCCCGAGCGTCAGGGTGAGGAGCCCTTCTTTAAAGAATGGTTTGAGGCTCAGGGTCACCAGGTGTTTACCCTGCCCCCGGAACTGCCCTTTGAAGGTGCAGGCGATGCCCTGCTCGATCGCGAGGGGCGCTGGCTGTGGGCGGGCTATGGCTTTCGCACCGAGCTAGACTCCCACGGGCTGGTGGCCGAGTGGCTCAACATCGAAGTGCTGTCGCTACACCTGATGGACGAGCGCTTCTACCATTTAGACACTTGCTTTTGTCCGTTGACTGGTGGCTATTTGCTCTACTACCCCGCCGCCTTTGACGCATACTCTAACCGGCTGATCGAGCTACGGGTGCCCCCCGAAAAGCGCATCGCCATCGACGAACCCGACGCCATCAACTTCGCTTGTAACTCGGTGAACATCGATCGCACCGTGATCATGAACAAGGCCAGCGATGAGCTGAAGGCGCAACTGGCCGACGCGGGCTTTGAGGTGGTAGAAACGCCCCTAACCGAGTTTCTCAAGGCCGGTGGTGCCGCTAAGTGCCTTACCCTACGAGTCACCGAGCCCCTGCACCCCGAGCCCGCTGGCGAGAAGGGCATCATCGCTCGCACCGTCACCATAACTGGCCACTTGCTCGATTCCGGTCTGGTTAGCCGGGCGCTGGATTTAGTGATGGAGGGCGGCGGCAGCTTCCAAGTGCTGAATTTTGATCTGGGCGAGCAGCGCCAGAGCACCTCATCCGCAGAAATTCGCGTCTCGGCCCCCGATCGCGAGGTGATGGACGAGATCATGGCCCAGCTGATCGATCTGGGTGCGGTGGCTCTGCCTGAAGAACAGCAGGATGCCCATCTGGTGACCATTACCCAAGCCGGGGTTGCCCCTGACGACTTCTACAGTTCCACCATTTACCCCACTGAGGTGCGGGTGCGGGGGCAGTGGGTGCGGGTGCAGGGTCAGCGCATGGATGGCGTGATCGTGGTGTCGGAGACTGAACCGGTGGCCAGCTGCAAGCTGCTGCGCGACCTGGCGGTGGGCGATCAGGTAATTGTCGGCTACGACGGCATTCGCAGCGTGCGCAGCACCAAGGACCGCAGCCGCGCCGCTGCTATCACCGAAGAATTTAGCTTTATGGGCTCGGGGGTCTCTAGCGAGCGCCGCGTGGAGCTGATTGTTGAACAGGTAGCTTGGGATCTGCGTCGCCTGCGCGACCAGGGCGGCAAGGTGGCTGTAGTGGCTGGCCCGGTGGTGATTCACACTGGCGGCGGCGACCATCTGGGGCGGTTAATTCGCGAGGGCTATGTGCAGGCGCTGCTGGGGGGCAATGCGATCGCCGTCCACGATATTGAGCAGGCCATGCTCGGCACCTCTCTGGGTGTTGATATGAAGCAGGGCACTTCAGTACGCGGCGGCCACCGTCACCACCTGCGAGCGATCAACAGCATTCGCCGCTGCGGCAGCATTGCCAACGCCGTCGAGCAGGGCGTGCTGACTCGCGGCGTGCTCTACGAGTGCGTCAAGCACGATGTGCCCTTCTCTCTAGCCGGTTCCATTCGCGACGACGGCCCTCTGCCTGACACTAAGATGAACCTGCTTGAAGCTCAGGCTGAGTACGCTCGTCTGATCGAAGGCTGTGACCTGATTCTGATGCTCTCGACGATGCTGCATGCGATCGGCGTCGGCAACATGACCCCTTCGGGCGTGAAAATGGTCTGCGTTGATATCAACCCCGCCGTGGTGACGAAATTAGCCGATCGCGGCTCACTGGAATCCACAGGAGTGGTGACCGATGTGGGCCTGTTCCTCAGTCTGCTGGTGAAGCAACTTGATAAGCTCACCCAGCGCCATGTGATGGCTTAG
- a CDS encoding NUDIX hydrolase, translating to MSAKLHRTSDHPLSSVPLADFKVGVDNVIFSVDTQQNRLMVLVVMRHDEPFAGYWSLPGTLVRQGESLEAAAYRVLAEKIRVNTLYLEQLYTFGGPDRDPRESPQAFNVRYLSVSHFALVRFEDAELIADGVSGIAWYPLAQVPQLAFDHNEILTYGYRRLRNKLEYSPIAFDVLPEVFTLGDLYQLYVTVLGEGFSDYSNFRARLLKLGFLQDTGKKTSRGAGRPASLYRFDAAAFEPLKEKAMVFI from the coding sequence ATGTCCGCAAAACTCCACCGCACCTCTGACCACCCCCTAAGCTCGGTGCCCCTGGCCGACTTCAAAGTGGGAGTCGACAACGTGATTTTTTCTGTGGATACCCAGCAAAATCGGCTGATGGTGCTGGTGGTGATGCGCCACGACGAGCCCTTCGCGGGCTACTGGAGCCTGCCTGGCACCCTGGTGCGCCAGGGCGAATCCTTAGAAGCCGCCGCCTACCGGGTGTTAGCCGAAAAAATCCGCGTCAATACCCTCTATCTAGAGCAGCTCTATACCTTCGGCGGCCCCGATCGCGACCCCCGCGAGTCGCCCCAAGCCTTTAATGTGCGCTACTTGTCGGTCAGCCATTTTGCCCTGGTGCGCTTTGAGGATGCCGAACTGATTGCCGATGGGGTCAGCGGCATCGCCTGGTATCCACTGGCCCAGGTGCCCCAGCTCGCCTTCGACCATAACGAAATTCTTACCTACGGCTACCGGCGGCTGCGCAACAAGCTGGAATATAGCCCGATCGCCTTCGACGTGCTGCCCGAGGTCTTTACCCTGGGCGATCTCTACCAGCTCTACGTCACCGTTTTGGGGGAAGGATTTTCGGATTATTCCAACTTTCGAGCTCGACTGCTCAAGCTGGGTTTTTTGCAGGATACGGGCAAAAAAACCTCCCGTGGTGCCGGACGTCCTGCCAGCCTGTATCGGTTTGACGCCGCTGCATTTGAGCCCCTAAAGGAAAAGGCGATGGTGTTTATTTAA
- a CDS encoding peptidoglycan-binding protein — protein sequence MPLRSWSLAAVGAVALGSGLGTPALANGHLWGSTVYVNTPEGYALNARWGPGTNTGVYRRVRRGSALQLSGVRRNGWVQLVDATWVAGNLVSRSPVPGSGATPPGNAENLATVVTPQNFALNIRSGPGRNFPVVGQFVNGSRIALTGRFSVGWAQLTNGNWVDSGHIQYSGPIQGGNQPNPTNPNPGPTPNADVLELQRLLRQAGFLPSNFIASGIYDQTTQNAVREFQRVNGLPVTGVVDAATWQALYRATELPTPLPSPKPDPSPDPTNPPPSGTSQRRVVTDGDSTSVYDGPGTEFGLVRTVPNGSIVTITGRTSGNWSELLDGGWIFSAWLDPI from the coding sequence ATGCCCTTGAGGAGCTGGTCACTGGCTGCGGTGGGGGCGGTCGCTTTAGGTAGCGGCCTAGGAACACCGGCCTTGGCCAATGGGCACCTCTGGGGCAGCACCGTCTACGTCAACACTCCCGAGGGGTACGCCCTCAACGCGCGCTGGGGACCAGGCACTAACACTGGCGTCTATCGTCGTGTGCGCCGAGGCAGTGCCCTGCAACTGTCTGGAGTGCGCCGCAATGGTTGGGTGCAGCTAGTCGATGCCACCTGGGTCGCAGGCAACTTGGTCAGCCGGTCTCCTGTTCCTGGATCTGGTGCCACTCCCCCCGGCAACGCAGAGAACCTGGCCACGGTAGTCACTCCGCAGAACTTTGCCCTCAACATTCGCTCTGGCCCTGGTCGCAACTTTCCGGTGGTGGGGCAGTTTGTTAACGGCAGTCGTATTGCGTTAACGGGTCGATTTAGCGTTGGCTGGGCGCAGCTCACCAACGGCAACTGGGTAGATAGTGGCCACATTCAATACAGTGGCCCTATTCAGGGCGGCAACCAGCCTAACCCCACCAACCCTAACCCCGGTCCAACCCCCAATGCCGACGTGTTGGAATTACAGCGGCTGCTGCGCCAGGCCGGCTTCTTACCGTCCAATTTTATTGCCTCTGGCATCTACGACCAGACGACTCAAAATGCTGTGCGTGAGTTTCAACGGGTGAATGGACTACCGGTCACCGGCGTCGTAGATGCGGCAACCTGGCAGGCCCTTTACCGGGCTACTGAGCTACCAACGCCGCTGCCTTCCCCTAAACCCGACCCTAGCCCCGACCCCACGAACCCACCGCCTAGTGGCACTAGTCAGCGGCGGGTGGTCACCGATGGCGACTCAACCTCCGTGTATGACGGCCCAGGCACTGAGTTTGGCCTCGTCAGAACCGTACCCAATGGCTCGATTGTGACTATCACCGGGCGCACCTCTGGCAATTGGTCAGAACTGCTCGATGGCGGCTGGATCTTCTCCGCCTGGCTAGATCCGATTTAG
- a CDS encoding nicotinate-nucleotide adenylyltransferase, which translates to MTATNSLALRIALFGTSADPPHKGHASILAWLATQFDHVAVWTANNPFKEHQTPLGDRFRMLELLIDDLAVPPQRVQVHPELSHMRTVITLERSRQVWPQAEFSLVVGADLVEQLPTWHRAQEIFAAANILVIPRPGYDLTEANLANLRQHTTVTVAEMPAIDVSSSRYRQCDGIPAATAPEIPPAVQSYIAQHHLYPCPQNSTAPLTTP; encoded by the coding sequence ATGACCGCAACCAATTCTCTGGCGCTTCGCATCGCCCTATTTGGCACCAGTGCCGACCCACCCCACAAGGGCCACGCATCTATCCTCGCGTGGTTGGCCACCCAGTTTGACCACGTGGCGGTGTGGACGGCCAACAATCCATTTAAAGAGCACCAGACCCCCCTGGGCGATCGCTTCCGCATGCTGGAGCTGCTGATCGACGATCTGGCGGTGCCGCCCCAGCGGGTGCAGGTACACCCCGAACTTAGCCACATGCGCACGGTGATCACCCTGGAGCGATCGCGGCAGGTCTGGCCCCAAGCCGAGTTCTCGCTGGTGGTGGGGGCCGATCTGGTGGAGCAGCTACCCACTTGGCATCGAGCTCAGGAAATCTTTGCGGCAGCGAACATTTTGGTGATTCCGCGCCCCGGCTACGACCTCACGGAGGCCAACTTGGCTAATCTGCGCCAACATACGACCGTTACCGTGGCCGAGATGCCTGCGATCGATGTGTCGTCGTCCCGCTATCGCCAGTGCGACGGCATCCCCGCCGCCACCGCCCCCGAAATTCCCCCGGCGGTGCAGTCCTACATAGCCCAACACCACCTCTACCCATGTCCGCAAAACTCCACCGCACCTCTGACCACCCCCTAA
- a CDS encoding DNA-methyltransferase, with protein sequence MTKTRASRNRTLQLTEQDRQIFGQRLVRLAESAVPEQLVDRVICQDIFEVLPLLPHSFVDLLIVDPPYNLTKDFNGSKFRQCDRPTYTAWLDSWISQLKAILKPNASAYFCADWATSTAMYPVLEKYFTVRNRITWEREKGRGAQANWKNASEDIWFCTVSETYTFNVDAVKLKRQVIAPYRDLAGQPKDWDDTGLKNYRLTHPSNLWTDITVPFWSMAENTDHPTQKPEKLVAKLLLASSNPGAVVLDPFLGSGTTAVVAKKLGRQYVGIEQNSDYCCLAEKRLAIANADPTIQGYADGVFWERNTLSAQRSRPKKSISSEA encoded by the coding sequence ATGACGAAGACTAGGGCAAGTAGAAATAGAACCCTCCAGCTCACCGAGCAAGATCGGCAGATCTTTGGCCAGCGGCTGGTGCGTTTGGCCGAGAGCGCAGTCCCGGAGCAACTTGTGGATAGGGTAATCTGCCAGGATATATTCGAGGTGCTGCCTCTGCTGCCCCACAGCTTTGTGGATCTATTAATTGTTGACCCGCCCTACAATCTCACCAAAGATTTCAATGGCAGCAAGTTTAGGCAGTGCGATCGCCCCACCTACACCGCCTGGCTCGACAGCTGGATCTCCCAGCTCAAAGCTATTCTCAAACCCAACGCTTCCGCCTATTTTTGCGCCGACTGGGCGACCTCAACCGCAATGTATCCAGTGCTAGAAAAATACTTTACCGTCAGGAATAGAATCACCTGGGAGCGCGAAAAAGGACGCGGTGCCCAAGCTAATTGGAAGAACGCCAGCGAAGATATTTGGTTCTGCACCGTCTCCGAAACCTACACTTTTAACGTGGATGCCGTAAAGCTCAAACGTCAGGTAATCGCTCCCTACAGAGACCTGGCCGGGCAACCCAAAGACTGGGACGACACAGGTTTAAAAAACTACCGTCTCACCCATCCGTCTAACCTATGGACCGACATTACCGTGCCCTTTTGGTCTATGGCTGAAAACACCGATCACCCCACCCAAAAACCCGAAAAACTGGTGGCCAAACTGCTGTTGGCCAGTTCTAACCCTGGCGCTGTGGTGCTCGATCCTTTTCTCGGCAGCGGCACAACTGCTGTGGTCGCCAAAAAGCTAGGGCGGCAGTATGTAGGCATTGAGCAAAACTCCGACTACTGCTGCTTGGCTGAAAAGCGTTTGGCCATAGCCAATGCAGACCCCACAATCCAGGGCTACGCCGATGGCGTCTTTTGGGAGCGAAACACCCTGTCCGCCCAGCGCAGTCGCCCCAAAAAGTCCATTTCCTCAGAAGCCTGA